The following proteins are encoded in a genomic region of Acidobacteriota bacterium:
- a CDS encoding peroxiredoxin, which translates to MSTATATAFSTEPTVTLAKVGQPAPNFDMPSTKNIETLKENVKLSDYKGKWLVLLFYPLDFTFVCPTELTAFSDRLEELNGVGAEVIGISTDSVHSHRAWINTPRDKNGIEGLQYPLASDVGGKLARAYNILVEEANIALRGLYIINPEGILQYAVVHDLNIGRSVDETLRVLQGLQTGGLCSADWKPGQENLKV; encoded by the coding sequence ATGTCAACAGCTACAGCAACTGCATTCTCGACCGAACCGACGGTCACATTGGCCAAGGTCGGCCAACCGGCACCGAATTTCGATATGCCGTCAACCAAGAATATCGAGACCTTGAAAGAGAACGTCAAGCTTTCTGATTACAAGGGCAAATGGCTCGTCCTGTTATTCTATCCGCTCGATTTCACGTTTGTCTGCCCGACAGAGCTTACAGCATTCTCGGATCGTTTAGAAGAACTCAATGGCGTCGGGGCCGAGGTTATCGGCATTTCGACCGACTCGGTACACTCGCACCGTGCGTGGATCAATACGCCGCGTGATAAGAACGGCATCGAGGGTCTGCAATATCCGCTTGCGTCCGACGTCGGCGGCAAATTGGCCCGGGCTTACAACATCCTCGTCGAGGAAGCCAACATCGCTCTTCGCGGCCTTTACATCATCAATCCCGAAGGCATCCTGCAATATGCCGTCGTTCACGATCTGAACATCGGACGCTCGGTCGACGAAACGCTTCGCGTGCTGCAAGGCCTCCAGACCGGCGGATTGTGTTCAGCCGATTGGAAACCGGGCCAGGAAAACCTAAAGGTTTGA
- a CDS encoding transcriptional repressor, whose translation MKSTEIQDLGLTRQREVVLSVIRASREHLTASEVFTNSKATLPSISFATVYNSLRFLKDAGHIAEIQFGNGASRFDRMTTRHDHAICTKCGTLADIEMEHPADLVVRAAAMSNFEPEFIEFTLRGICPDCIDNK comes from the coding sequence ATGAAATCGACTGAGATACAAGATCTGGGATTGACGCGGCAGCGTGAAGTTGTGCTGTCGGTCATCCGTGCATCGCGAGAACATCTGACCGCAAGCGAGGTATTTACTAATTCAAAAGCAACGCTGCCTAGCATCAGTTTCGCAACGGTTTACAACAGCCTGCGGTTTCTAAAAGATGCAGGCCACATTGCCGAGATACAGTTTGGTAACGGTGCCAGCCGGTTTGACCGGATGACCACGCGGCACGATCACGCGATCTGCACAAAATGCGGCACGCTTGCCGATATCGAGATGGAGCATCCCGCTGATCTCGTCGTCCGGGCCGCCGCCATGTCCAATTTCGAACCCGAATTCATAGAGTTTACTTTACGGGGCATTTGCCCTGATTGCATTGATAATAAATAA
- a CDS encoding VWA domain-containing protein, with the protein MRHLTRKSFMFSKRHTLVFLVLATLFGLVVSVSGQSGRVQPTPTPDDTIRVVTEEIKLNVLAFDERDNFFPGVEARDIVITDDDILHQPTSVRFVPANILIVMDTGGEMRSVKTLDWTRKVARGVIASLRPEDSIALIQYSETAEVVSEWTNDRNAINEAVKRTNFGRKSAFAAALKIAAQLFDRNSLDNKHLVLITDGTDSSVSIDQVGIELQKFLATDITVHVLSYTSMESVDIAPRTSMISNTPPRSAMPDMVKDQLPKGGPQEAAKQPKIGPTINLDRTLLKKIKARKADLETSQAQLEKVVENTNGVFVLPESTDEMVEKASLVARMIDSSYVVTYTPKNPVIETRGIATRNIEVTSKRPGLIVQARRKLIFNAGTETRTK; encoded by the coding sequence ATGAGGCATCTTACCCGTAAGAGTTTTATGTTTTCAAAACGCCACACACTTGTCTTTTTGGTCCTTGCCACGCTTTTTGGTCTGGTTGTTTCAGTGAGCGGTCAATCCGGCCGTGTCCAACCGACGCCGACGCCGGATGACACGATCCGTGTCGTTACAGAGGAGATCAAGCTTAACGTGTTGGCGTTTGACGAGCGCGACAATTTTTTCCCGGGTGTCGAGGCCCGTGACATCGTTATCACCGATGACGACATTCTCCATCAACCGACAAGCGTTCGTTTTGTTCCGGCAAATATCCTTATCGTAATGGATACTGGCGGCGAGATGAGGAGCGTCAAGACACTCGACTGGACTCGCAAGGTTGCGCGCGGCGTTATCGCATCGCTTAGGCCCGAAGATTCTATCGCTCTAATTCAGTATAGCGAAACGGCCGAGGTCGTCTCGGAATGGACTAACGACCGTAACGCGATCAACGAAGCAGTAAAGCGCACCAACTTCGGCCGCAAGTCGGCGTTCGCGGCGGCTTTGAAGATCGCCGCTCAACTTTTTGATCGAAATTCGCTCGACAATAAACACCTTGTTCTCATAACTGACGGCACCGATAGCTCGGTCAGTATCGATCAGGTCGGCATCGAACTTCAAAAGTTCCTCGCGACCGATATTACGGTTCATGTTCTCAGCTATACATCAATGGAATCGGTCGACATTGCTCCGCGAACGAGCATGATCTCAAACACGCCGCCTCGCAGTGCGATGCCTGACATGGTCAAAGACCAATTGCCGAAAGGCGGCCCGCAGGAAGCCGCCAAACAGCCAAAGATAGGGCCAACGATCAATCTCGACCGCACACTGCTCAAAAAGATAAAGGCCCGTAAAGCCGACCTCGAGACAAGCCAAGCACAACTGGAAAAGGTCGTCGAAAATACCAACGGCGTCTTCGTACTGCCCGAATCGACTGACGAAATGGTCGAAAAAGCGTCACTTGTCGCCCGAATGATCGATTCGAGCTATGTGGTCACTTACACGCCAAAAAATCCTGTCATCGAAACACGCGGCATCGCGACGCGAAATATCGAGGTCACGTCAAAACGCCCCGGCTTGATCGTTCAGGCTCGACGTAAACTCATCTTTAATGCAGGTACTGAGACCCGGACAAAATGA
- a CDS encoding SDR family oxidoreductase translates to MIFRESIFITGFPGFIAGRLVERLAKSETQFFLLVQTEFVEKAMAEITEIADFTNTPLESYVIVEGDITKPNLGIAKEDLETIAYETTDVFHLAAVYDLAVPKNIAASVNLEGTKNVNNFVRTLKNLRRYNYISTCYVAGKRIGEIREDELEHDAGFRNHYEETKYFAEIEVEKLKSDLPVTIFRPSIVVGDSQTGETAKYDGIYYLIQYLRKAPMLLRVVNVGNKNVRLNLVPVDFVVDAIAALARDKAATGKTIALADPSPLTTAGLFDVIAKDLTGRKSEFAPPAKLTEWFLNTPISPPITGLPKVGVPYFFISQTYGTSVADTLLRPYGISCPNFASYVSNLLDFVEENPKL, encoded by the coding sequence ATGATCTTTCGCGAGTCCATTTTTATCACCGGCTTTCCCGGATTTATCGCCGGCCGCCTGGTCGAACGCCTCGCCAAAAGCGAAACTCAGTTCTTTTTGCTGGTTCAGACCGAATTTGTCGAAAAGGCGATGGCGGAGATCACCGAGATCGCCGATTTTACCAATACGCCGCTCGAGAGCTACGTAATCGTCGAGGGCGACATCACAAAACCAAACCTCGGTATTGCCAAAGAAGACCTCGAAACCATCGCCTACGAAACTACCGATGTCTTTCACCTCGCGGCGGTTTACGATCTCGCGGTCCCCAAAAATATCGCCGCAAGCGTCAATCTCGAGGGGACGAAAAACGTCAACAATTTTGTTCGCACGCTCAAGAACCTACGTCGTTACAACTATATCTCGACCTGCTACGTAGCCGGAAAACGTATTGGGGAGATCCGAGAGGACGAACTTGAACACGACGCCGGTTTTCGCAATCATTACGAGGAGACCAAATATTTTGCCGAAATTGAAGTCGAAAAACTCAAATCCGATCTACCCGTAACGATCTTTCGCCCATCAATAGTCGTAGGAGATTCGCAGACTGGCGAGACGGCAAAGTACGACGGCATTTATTACCTTATCCAATATCTCAGAAAGGCCCCGATGCTGCTTCGCGTCGTAAATGTCGGCAATAAGAACGTCAGGCTCAATCTCGTACCAGTCGATTTCGTCGTCGATGCTATCGCCGCTCTGGCACGTGACAAGGCCGCGACCGGAAAGACCATTGCTCTCGCGGACCCGTCGCCCCTGACGACCGCCGGGCTTTTCGATGTCATTGCCAAGGATCTGACCGGTCGAAAGTCAGAGTTCGCCCCGCCCGCAAAGCTTACCGAGTGGTTTCTGAACACACCGATCTCGCCGCCGATCACAGGATTGCCAAAGGTCGGCGTACCGTACTTTTTCATTTCCCAAACGTACGGCACCTCGGTCGCCGACACACTATTGAGACCGTACGGTATTAGCTGCCCCAATTTCGCTTCGTACGTCTCTAATCTGCTTGATTTTGTCGAAGAAAACCCGAAATTGTAA